In the Deinococcus arcticus genome, one interval contains:
- a CDS encoding nitroreductase family protein, translated as MNLIDGMLARRTTNGPFRPDAVSREHQHLLMRVAQAAPSHFNSQPWRFVLIEDPQTIGRVAQLAGQSMTELIEAGVFFERYRRYFRFSEAEMDARRDGIHIDHLPGPLKPFTRQVFSDAGLKLMRQLGVPRKLGEDNRKLVAGSPLLLAALLDRTEYRPGELSGFYSVFGLGAAMENIWNAVGALGMGIQFVSTPMEIPRHWQALGELLQVPDDLELMAVYRLGYLPQDSARPSIDWSSRHRKRLSQFVFRESCAVPEQD; from the coding sequence ATGAATCTGATTGACGGCATGCTGGCGCGGCGCACCACCAATGGCCCCTTCCGGCCAGACGCGGTGAGCCGGGAGCACCAGCATCTGCTGATGCGTGTGGCGCAGGCCGCGCCCAGCCATTTCAATTCCCAGCCCTGGCGCTTTGTGCTGATTGAAGACCCCCAGACCATTGGCCGCGTGGCGCAGCTGGCCGGGCAGAGCATGACCGAACTGATTGAGGCCGGCGTGTTTTTCGAGCGCTACCGCCGCTACTTCCGCTTTTCCGAGGCCGAGATGGACGCCCGGCGCGACGGCATTCATATTGACCATCTGCCCGGGCCCCTGAAACCCTTTACCCGGCAGGTGTTCAGCGACGCAGGCCTGAAACTCATGCGGCAGCTGGGCGTGCCCAGGAAGCTGGGCGAGGACAACCGCAAGTTGGTGGCCGGCAGTCCACTGCTGCTGGCGGCGCTGCTGGACCGCACCGAGTACCGCCCTGGGGAACTCAGCGGGTTTTACTCGGTCTTTGGGCTGGGCGCGGCCATGGAAAACATCTGGAACGCGGTGGGGGCGCTGGGCATGGGCATTCAGTTTGTCAGCACGCCCATGGAAATTCCGCGCCACTGGCAGGCCCTGGGCGAACTGCTGCAGGTGCCAGACGATCTGGAACTGATGGCGGTTTACCGCCTGGGCTACCTGCCGCAGGACAGCGCGCGCCCCAGCATTGACTGGAGCAGCCGCCACCGCAAACGCCTGAGCCAGTTCGTCTTCCGCGAAAGCTGCGCGGTGCCCGAACAGGACTGA
- a CDS encoding GGDEF domain-containing protein has product MPDALPLRLQRSRQVAVITSCLAYVLYALLTALIDPPGAFPGAYNVPKYWAALVALGTVLAVLVSPMSLRRIYMVTTAGYVLAAVVEIPRAVAWGDMPMHLSLWLTMNILVSYLVFGSRFGTGLNIAAIAIMLVSLVVNGPVAAPNLADWVTVSIVMGAMGVMAYVLVSFIENNLSRHREDNERLRAARLDAVTEVMGRGAIEEELERAVQHAAQARTPLSIIVTDIDHFKRVNDQHGHAVGDDVLRATAKRLRRSVSGSGGLVGRWGGEEFIVLLPGVAKTDALAVAERLRGEVSAEPVAGLQVTASFGVASMRGPHDTIDAIFSRADSAMYHAKRSGRNAVR; this is encoded by the coding sequence GTGCCTGACGCCCTGCCCCTTCGCCTGCAACGCAGCCGGCAGGTGGCGGTCATCACGTCGTGCCTGGCTTACGTGCTGTACGCGCTGCTGACGGCCCTGATTGACCCGCCCGGCGCCTTTCCCGGGGCCTACAACGTGCCCAAATACTGGGCGGCACTGGTGGCGCTGGGCACGGTGCTGGCCGTGCTGGTCTCGCCCATGTCGCTGCGGCGCATCTACATGGTCACGACGGCCGGGTACGTGCTGGCGGCGGTGGTGGAGATTCCGCGCGCCGTGGCCTGGGGCGACATGCCCATGCACCTGAGCCTGTGGCTGACCATGAACATCCTGGTGTCGTATCTGGTGTTCGGCTCGCGCTTTGGCACGGGGCTGAACATTGCGGCCATTGCCATCATGCTGGTGAGCCTGGTGGTGAACGGCCCGGTGGCGGCGCCCAACCTCGCCGACTGGGTGACCGTGAGCATCGTGATGGGCGCCATGGGCGTGATGGCCTACGTGCTGGTGTCCTTTATCGAGAACAACCTCTCGCGCCACCGCGAGGACAACGAGCGCCTGCGCGCCGCGCGGCTGGACGCCGTGACGGAAGTGATGGGGCGGGGCGCCATTGAAGAGGAGCTGGAGCGGGCGGTGCAGCACGCCGCGCAGGCCCGCACCCCCCTGAGCATCATCGTGACTGATATTGACCACTTCAAGCGGGTGAACGATCAGCACGGTCACGCAGTGGGCGACGATGTGCTGCGGGCCACAGCCAAGCGGCTGCGGCGCAGCGTGAGCGGTTCGGGCGGGCTGGTGGGCCGCTGGGGCGGCGAGGAATTTATCGTGCTGCTCCCCGGCGTGGCCAAGACCGACGCCCTGGCCGTGGCCGAGCGCCTGCGCGGCGAGGTGAGCGCCGAGCCGGTGGCGGGGCTACAGGTGACGGCCAGCTTCGGGGTGGCCTCCATGCGCGGGCCCCACGACACCATTGACGCGATCTTCAGCCGGGCCGACAGCGCCATGTACCACGCCAAGCGCTCGGGCCGCAACGCCGTGCGCTAA
- the ndk gene encoding nucleoside-diphosphate kinase has protein sequence MERTFAMIKPDGVRRGLTPEILKRIQHKGYRIVGLKQMVIARETAEAHYGEHRERPFFGELVDFITGGPVVAIALEGNGAIAGWRAMMGATNPANAAPGTIRADFATTTGENVTHGSDSPESAARELGLFFADGELLA, from the coding sequence ATGGAACGCACCTTTGCCATGATCAAGCCCGACGGCGTGCGCCGTGGCCTGACCCCTGAAATCCTCAAGCGCATTCAGCACAAGGGCTACCGCATCGTGGGCCTCAAGCAGATGGTGATTGCCCGTGAAACCGCCGAGGCCCACTACGGCGAGCACAGGGAGCGGCCCTTCTTCGGCGAGCTGGTGGACTTTATTACCGGCGGGCCCGTGGTGGCCATTGCCCTGGAAGGAAATGGCGCTATCGCTGGCTGGCGCGCCATGATGGGCGCCACCAACCCCGCCAACGCCGCTCCCGGCACCATTCGCGCTGATTTCGCCACCACCACCGGCGAGAACGTGACCCACGGCAGCGACAGCCCCGAGAGCGCCGCGCGCGAACTGGGCCTGTTCTTTGCCGACGGCGAACTGCTGGCCTGA